The nucleotide sequence GAAGAGCAAAAACTGGACCAATAAGACTGCCAAGTCCAAATTTGTAAGTCTGAAGTTGATTATGTTTTAGTGTTGTATAATAAATAAAGCTGTAAATTCCAGACGAAGTTCTAATCTATGCCCTTTGTTTTAAGGATGATATGGTTGCTAGGAAATAGGATTATCTTAATGAATTGGCTAAGGATTATCCAGAGGATACTCCATTAGATGACATAGCAGTACTTGATATAGATGTTGGTCTTCATATCCTTAATGATGTACTGGTGTTAAGCCCAGTAGGCAGATATGTGGTTTAGGTGATGGCCAAGTTCGTGCGCGTGGTAGATCGACTTCTTGATTGTCACTTAGAGTGCGTTAGTTGGAGGAGGAGTTGGCAGAGGAAAGAGTTGCTTGACAGGTAGCTGATGCACCAAGCTCCCTGTTGCATCAAAATCCTCCTCCAATTGTCGAGCAGCTATTTCCTCTGCAAGCTCCTCCTCCAACTCACATGCTCTAATTGACATCCGAGAAGTCGATCCACCAAGCCCACGAACTCGGCCATCACCCAAACCGCGTATCTATCTACTGGGCTTAACACCCAATACACAGTTAAGGATATGAAGACAAAATCTTTATCACATAATGCTATGTCATCTAATGGAGTATTTTTTGGATAATCCTTTGTAAATTCATTAAGACAATCCTCTTTCCTAACAAGCGTCTCATcctttaaaagaaaacaagaaaggcGTAGAGTAGAACTTTGTCCAAAATTTACAGCTTAATTATTAAACAACACTAAAACACTAAAGCATTAATTCCATtttaggagagatttttcagtgtgaccgtcacatgaggtggtacactacgtgtctctatataaatggtgggttatgtgtgttaaaaggttaataacttaaaaattaaaattttccaccacttgcataaaaacatgtggtgcACCATCCATGttcccatcacaactaaaaatttcaccCATTTTAGACTTACAAATTTGGACTTGGCTGTTTCATTGGTCTAGTTTTTGTTCTTCAAGGCATAAGCAATCTCAAATGTATCAATCTCATGAAACTGGGAACCTTCTGCcatttattaatttatcttcAAAAATAGTAATGATATACATAATAAGATCAAATACAATGCCAGAAATTAGATAGCCATAGAAATGGATCATGCTAGCAACCTGATTCTTAGATACCACAACCCTTATATTGAGTCAAAATCATTATCCCACAAACCAAAAACAGATATGCCAAATTTTAATTTGCTACAAACAACATAGCACTAAAACATTCATTACTTAGCATGTGTATACATGTAGGCAAGTGGGCAGAACCAGCGTGACACTCATGGTTTTTTTGGGCTTGATTTATCTTGGTGGCTTGGCTCCAGCAGCTCAGGCAGTTGgcctaatttttttgttttcaaattcctAATATAAATTCCCATAATTTGGCAATATTTTGAGTATAATATAtgcacaatttatgtagaatttAAAATTCGTAAAATATAAAGTTAGTTCACGTATTATGGTGAAGGTTCATGTAGTCAAAGATGAAAAAATATTAAGATAAACATCGCTATTTTGGAAGAAGCTGGATTACGTGATGGTATTGATGAATTGGTTTGTAGGAGTTCCTcctccaaatttcaaatttccatCTTCAAAGTTTGTATCACATTcaacacaagaaaaataaattgaatcaataaaagtgtatgaattcaataaaacaaaaattaaatcaaataataataattgaaatGTAATACTctcctaattgaagatgaacAAATTCTCTGTAGCAAAGcatcaagagcgtgctgataatgtATTGTGGCCTATAATTAATTGAGGCAAAATGAgggtgcggcatagagagagagagatggagaattGGATTGAGGAATTCTGTGTGTTATTTCTCattcattgtgcctttatttataataaaccaAGGAAGATTCCTTGCCTTGCAATTAATACGATCCTAAAGGAAAAAGATCTTCTAATATCCTAAATATAATCTATTAATGATTTACACAATACGCAGATGCTAAAAGTATATTCATAACAAGTACTTCATTATTCTCCATAAGGTAAGTATTTATAAGAGAACAAGATACAGGGCTTATTCAAAACCGTAAATAAATCAATCTTAATTGCACAAGCAACCACATATTTACATAGACAAGAAAACCTAGATATTAGGTTGTAGTCACCACTCCCCATCACCTTATCTTGTGATGAGTTGTGAATACCACCTTTTTTCCTTGAATTATGGCAGCTGATTGTGCTGAGAAGATTGAGGTGTGTTGTCCCGCATTCTATGCCTTCCCTCACTCAATTCCAATCTCATATATATGtcttgtaattttgtaaagATCTCATGATGAAATATACaagttttatatataaaatcagCATATTCCCACTCAATGCTAACTTCGAAAATAAATACAATCTCATAAAACTACTCAATACCATAATACTTTTCTTTTATAACACAAACACAATCAGTAAACACAGATCCATATCCTTGGACAAATTTGTCAAGAAAGACATTCAAATATCATCTGAACATCATTTATTAGCAAGCATAACATGACGTCGATCACATTGTACAGAATAATTATACTCTTAAGTATTGACAATGGGATACAGTTCATATCGAAAGTTACAGCTCCCACCTACAACACGCCCACCTCGTTTTGCATCGCAGCAGTTTGGGAGTTCGCTTATTGCACTATCTAGACACTTTTTACAATCAACGCCAGAGAGGTCCCTCGTGCATTGAGCAATGCCATAAACGGTTGTGAATGTATCGAGTTGTACCTCACCAGTAGCATAAAGCTTTTGATTAGCTTCAGAAGCTTCATTGGATAACCCACTTAACAACTCTTTAACTTTCTCATTGAATAGTGTCCCATTCTCTACTTCTTGGACGTTCCACATATAGAACCTGTTCCTGCTATCAATTTGCCCAAAAAAGCTCACATCTGAGTACTTTAAAAGGCAGTGATCGTACCAAATTATGGCTCCTTTACGATAAGGGCAGCGCTCGCGAATCTCTTTGCTTGCGTCAACCACGCAAGTATTGCAATCTTTGCTTGAGACATCACCGCGGCAAAGGGCCAAGCCATTCACTTGGTTTTTAGCTTGGCCAGTTGAGCCAAGGCCAAAGCCAGTAGGAGGAACCTTGGTGTATAAAAGACTGAACAATGAGTTCAAGTTGGCACCATATGGACTATCAGCAGTGTAGTTTTCTGGGCTGAAACAAAAATGGTAAAGTGGGGAGGCACCAATTGCAGAATGGTGTAAAAGGCAAAGCACTAAGAGACCCAGAGGGATTGATTTGAAGAAGAACATGTTGGATTTATGAGATATATCAAAGAACGCAATcggtatatatacatatataagaaGCTTCTAAGATATTGGTTGTGACTGGAGGCGAAAttgttgactttttttttttataagtttttaAGATATTGATTGTGACTAGAGTTGcaattgtttactttgtttttatttttcattcaaccTTGTCAAAAGTCTCACCAGCCAATATAATAAACTTGACATTACTTATGGGATATTGACCTAGTTCTGGAGAAATTAAACTTCCACGAATGATGTTGAAAGACGAATTCAAGCTAGCCACGAATGTTAGTATTAAAAGTAAAATGTCTAAAGCATCACACATTTTCAAAGCACTATACTGGTCGCTCTTTGGAACTTACAAATGGATTGTGAATTGTCTGTCTGGTGCTACTTTTCAGTGGAAGATTAGGTCAAGTTTTGCTCCTTTGAATCAAGCTCATGATTAGGCTTAATGCGCTGAGGAGTTCTAGATAAACTACCTCAATATCTTTAgaatagtgttattcacacaccaTTTTGTACCTCCAGcacactcttgttaatttttgtccattgatcttcttcaattcattcatcCGAAGACCGAAAATTGAGAAGAGTGTAggtgagaggtaaaaatgggtgtgtagatagcactaGCCTATTCATaccgttgttttttttttgtttttgtttttgtttttggacaaTCTATTAGTacttaaaatttattattattattattatcacttagtactatggtctagtgatatttatcttcacttagtggtattcctcctcacttgtaagtgagaggtcttaagttcaattttcgccaaaggcgaagttgaaccacattattatgggaAGCTTATCGTAAGGCTTAACCCGCTTCCCCACCCTTTAGTGTATAGATACTATAGtgttcaaaaaaattattattaatataaatAGGTAAAGATCGAGAAACACATATTTGGACACACTTTATTAGAGTCAACACCATAATGTATTTCAATGATCCATCTGTCTATCTTCTAGCATTCTAGGTCCTTATGACACATTCTAAATATGAGTAAACTGCTAAATTGGTCATTGAATTATTACTCAAGTGTCAATTAAGTCCCtagctagttttttttttttttttttttggataaacaAATCATTTATTAAAGACTGAAACATCTAGTACAACCAGTTACCTGAATGTCAAATCTACAGGGGGTCAAAGCCTCAGGGGCCAACAAAAGTTCCAAAAGTGAGGGTTATCAATAAAAAGGCCGACATGCGCAATAGCTTCAGCAGCAAAGTTTGCTTCTTTAAAAAGATGATGCCAGGAAATCTCAACGAATTTAGTTGCAGATCCAATAATGTCACTAATGATCTGGTGGATATGGCAACGAGGCTTCCACACTCCACGTGCGAGCTGAATGATAAGCAACGAGTCCCCTTCCACCCATAACCTTTGGACACCCTTTTGCTTGGCCAACATCAGCCCTTCTTTTAGAGAGTAGTCTCAGCCACATTGATATTGGTTTCACCCaaggaggaggattctctccccttctaatctcttttctctttcctcccttcttatttgaacggttacgatTTATCCACGTCAACTATGTCTTATAATTCCTGACATGACTCGATAACCCAACAAGACACGatacgaaattaacaggtgttcgggtcgacacgataacgaatcgggttgTTAtcaggtaacccgataagcacatgttaagataacgggttggttcgggtatacacgtgggtaatacgatacacgataagcaaaatattaattttataattttataaccccaaaaaaatattataataagggatatgatatccacacacccctttttacttctctcacacccttttaattttcggccgtcggattggatgaattgaagaagatcaaaggacaaaaattaacaaggggtgtgggagaagtaaaaaggggtgtgtggatagcacacccctataataattatatatattaatttaacaattttagaCCCctaaaaaactataataattatatatattaaattaaatttaaaaaattggtgaccattggatcagttgagatttaatctcagccGTCCATTGTGCATTGGGTTGGAGGctatctttttcttctctctcattCACTCTGATCTCTCCAGTCTAAACTTACTCCCGTACCGTCTCCTTAATCCACATCTCTCTCGCATCCTCCTCCGTTCACTTCGTTCAACTCGACTCTGGTAGCCACAAGAAAACCATACACAGGCAAGCACACGCTAAAGGTatgaattttgtatttttgggtattctatgttttttttcaaaaactagtgatttggggtgtgacatcccacatcactcaggggagtgatccttaaatgtatattcccatccctacctagcacgagaccttttgggagctcactggcttcgagttccataagaacttcgaagttaagcgagaaggaggctagagcactcccaggatgggtgacccattaggaagttgctcgtgagtttccaaaaacaaaaccgtgagggaatggtaagcccaagcAATGGTTGGGACGGCGGAGTTGATTTAAGGACGGATTGAGCACACCCAAAATctagggtttccgacgggttTTGTTGAAATTGGAGGCCTTGCCGACCgaattggccttggccacaggtatgaaagttgctctattcattgagatcttcatttctgtaaattttgctaatttttggaaatagttggatttttcggcgagccggggcggccgaccgccacccacagCGGCGCGTGCGGTGGCACGTGGCCAGTGGCCCGCCAATGTTATTTTTAAGCTATATTTGATGTCCTGAGTTCAGTTTTGATAGTGGCTTAACGTTGGTTGATTATTTGGACTTAATTTCGATACGATTCATGGTTAGGCCAAAAggtgaatcgacgatccaaccgtcagatcgtcaccaaactttgatacgtacacatcgcccaggggagtgatccttaaatgtatattcccatccctacctagcacgaggccttttgggagctcactggcttcgggtttcgtaggaacttcgaagttaagcgagaaggaggctagagcactcccaggatgggtgacctactgggaagttgctcgtgagttcccaaaaaacctcgtgctaggtagggatgtgaatatacatttaaggatcacttccctgggcgatgtgggatgtcacatggggttttcattaaaattaaaactaatgacttgcacatttaatattttgtaataaactagtagtgtatgtatgtttttttattaggctcttattttcgagtgtagatgtagtacttaaacgacaaatgtgttttaatgttttgaagtaatatttatgtggcaatgtgtggtatgtacaaatttaagaaaagaaaaaaattatttttcttaacggattATAATGGgttgggtcactttacccaatgggtaaagtgacccgacctgttaatgacccgttaagataacgggtgtgacacaaCACGACAGATTAAGATAACAGTGTTACACGAGCACGACAGACACAACTCGTTTGCCAAGCCtaacgtcaacatcttatattgatttttttatagagacaataagacaaaaaacaatatgtgAGAGAAGATGAGGGAAATGGATGGGAATAGGGGGGAAGAGAATCCTCCTCCTTCACCTAGACACAAAACTCCAGCACCAATAGGAGTCCCTTCATGGTCTCACATAACAAAAGTCGCAGCACCCCTGCCTGCAGAAACAGAGCCATCGAAATTTAACTTAACATATTATGTCAGAAAAAAGTAATCCTTTTGAACTAATTAAAACCTGCCAATTAATTTCAGTACTATAATATTTGAAGCTACTTTATCAATTAATTCCCgaaggcagattctctgccctcccgcTTCCCATGCCTTCCTGTGCTattttgtttgtgtggtcacggttaaaccacgtcaacattttatattactattcctttttgtcttattatctctataaaaaaataatataaaatgttgatgtggcttaaccatgaccacataAAACAGGAGGGCAAATGAGGACAcgagaagtgggagggcagagagaatctgcctccataATTCCCATTCATTTTTAAGTCACTTGACTTAACGTGACACCCTTTAGAGGATGGTAGTATTGTCCCTTTCTCTCCATAAACCCTTAATGTTGCATGCATGTAATGAATCTAGCTATCAATTTACCATTCAAAGTTAAAACcatacataatttttttcaataaaaaaaggtcatactttttttattttttttaagaataagAAAAAGGTTATACATTAAACTAAATAGAAAATGTTAAATCTACCCTTGAGAATGTACCACATACAAGTCATGTGACTTAATATGGTGAAAAATTGCATATATATAATAGTTTTA is from Malus sylvestris chromosome 5, drMalSylv7.2, whole genome shotgun sequence and encodes:
- the LOC126624698 gene encoding cysteine-rich repeat secretory protein 38-like — encoded protein: MFFFKSIPLGLLVLCLLHHSAIGASPLYHFCFSPENYTADSPYGANLNSLFSLLYTKVPPTGFGLGSTGQAKNQVNGLALCRGDVSSKDCNTCVVDASKEIRERCPYRKGAIIWYDHCLLKYSDVSFFGQIDSRNRFYMWNVQEVENGTLFNEKVKELLSGLSNEASEANQKLYATGEVQLDTFTTVYGIAQCTRDLSGVDCKKCLDSAISELPNCCDAKRGGRVVGGSCNFRYELYPIVNT